From the Anguilla rostrata isolate EN2019 chromosome 12, ASM1855537v3, whole genome shotgun sequence genome, the window CAGAAAAAGTAGTAGAAAAAGTGCAgcttgatttaattaaaaacaaaaactatgcTTCTGTAGAGGTGAGAGTAACAGTGACTGAATCCTAGCTTGCTGCTAGTCTTTACCCATAACTGCGCTATAAGGGAATATATCAAAGTAACCCATAGCTAGCACAAGCACAAGCCCACAAATAGAGATCTTTAACACAAATTTTCAAAGTGTAACTTTGAtcatttctgtcacacccttgataaatgACTAAATGCTGTTATATCTTATATGTTGTCAGAATCAACATAGTTAGGCTGCTACCCATCATTCCAAGAGATCGGAGTGCTCTGTTGCTATGTAAATGGCATCAGAAGGGTTCAGTATTGTTATTCGCTGCCTAAATTACCCGGAATGACAGGTCATCATTTTCATGAATGgaacacaaaatgtaaattattcaaaaccaatatttaaatgtaacagtttgAGCTTGATCCAACCGGCATAAATGAGCATGCAAATTCATAAAAAAGGGTCATAGTTAGCTTGCATGCAAAATAATGTGCCAGAAGTATAAATAAGGGGATAAATCATTATGGTTATCAGCTTTTGGTGCCATTGGGGCCGTTCTCTTATTAGTGATGGAATGCTCAGAAAATGCTCACTGCAATGTCACAAAAATAGTTCTATCAAACTTTTTTGTCCACAGACAAAAAAGGTTTATTtgcaattttcatattttttcagtaatAAAATTCCTGGTTCTTGAGGAGACTTAATCTGAAACAATCCTTTAAGTTGCATACTGCCTCACAAGCATGTCTGAGCACCATATGATTGTCCTAAAACTGTCCACCAATCTAATGAAGGGCATTAAGGGCTTACTGAAgcacaaaactattttttcaatattactGTGTACTGCATTGATTAAAGAAGCAATTATAAGGAATACTGCATACTACTGGCTGTTGATTATGAAACAAGCATTATAAGGAATCCCATACATTAACGATTGTTGATTATGAAACAGGCATTGTAAGGAACACTGTATACTAGTGACTCTTGATTATGAAACAGGCATTGTAAGGAACACTGTATACTAGTGACTGTTGATTATAAAACAGGCATTGTAAGGAACACTGTACAAACAACTGTGATTATAGCATTATAAGGAATGCTGTATACTAGTGACTCTTGACTATGAAACAAGCATTTTAAGGAATACTGTATGCTAGTGACTGTAGATTATAAAACAAGCATTATAAGGAATACTGTATACTAGTGACTCGTTGATATAAACAACATTAGGATACTGAGCTAGTGATTATTATAAAAGCATATAGGAATACTGTATACTAGTGACCGTTGATTATAAAACAGGCATTATAAGGAATACTGTATACTAGTGACCGTTGATTATAAAACAGACATTATAAGGAATACTGTATACTAGTGACCGTTGATTATAAAACAGGCATTATAAGGAATACTGTATACTAGTGACAGTTGATTATGAAACAGGAATAGGGTTGAGGTGGCTCACCTTTGCACGTTCTCCATGGCTGCCACCTCCGCCAGAGCCGCCAGACTGAAAAACGCAGGGAGGCCGGACACGCCGGGCCGGTCCGCGGTGTCCGCGGGGGCAGCGCACGCCTCCTGTGGTCCTGATCGGGCGTTGTTGCATAAAGTCGTTTGGGTTGATGGCTTTTCCTCCTGATCCTGTGGCTCTCCGGCTCGGTTTCCTGCGGACAGAAAGCTGAAAGCGAATCCGAACCAaacctgcgtgcgtgtgtgtgtgtgtgtgtgtaatacactgacacacattcCTCCTTTACGTCATTCTGCATGTACACACGTATACTATACACACCCCCAAAAAGCTACCATTTTCTACAAAGTaagaaaattattaataatagctCACAGTTCTTTACTTTCACGAATACATGACCGCAAAGCCCAGAGGATTATGGGACGGCACAGCGGCATGCCCCGCCTCTCACCCTCTGCCGGGGACAGCCTGCCGTCAGCCGCCCGCACCAGGTGGGtgatcttcctcttcctggcctTCCTCTTCTGGCTGCCCACCAGCGTCTCGGCCCCGCCCAGGCCCTCGGGGTACAGCGCGGCACAGGGCCCCCCGTGTGCGGCCCCCTGGGCCGCGAGCGGGGTGGTCAGGGCCTGCGCCGCTATGGCTGTGGAGGGTAGCAGAGTTTTAAACACGTTACGGTGGCGGCTCCCGAACCGCAGACAGGAAATGACTGCTGAGTGCCTGCGGACAGGAAATGACTAGTGGGTTTCTGCGTGACTGATGGGACGGGTGAATGTTGCaacaaaacacatgcaaaatagCTTGctattaaacacattttttatcgAGATTCacgcaaataaaattaaagactAAATCTGTTACATGCACCACAGTAATACACATTAAACAATGGATAATCATTTTGTTGAAGTCTACAAATTGCATTTGGGGCTGTTGAGCATTGGGATGgcgtttgcatgtgtttgttaaaccacgtgtgtttgtttacttgtgggTGGGGCCATGTGGGAGGAGTTCAGTAGGGAGGTGGGGTTGTGGGGCGTTGAGGTTAAGGATTTTATGCCTGATTGGAATTGTGTGCTATTATATTTATTGACATTACTCTGAATTTGGTGGATGTGTAGAGGATACATCCCTCTGTGATAATTTATGGTTATTTCAGCTATTTTCTTACTTTAAACAAAATTTTGAAAGTGTTGAGAGCTCCAATTTACCTTTATCCATGGTAGTGGGCTGTTCCTTTCTGTGCTTATACTTGCCAACAATCTTGTGGAACAAATTCTTTTTCTGAGATGGAGAACCTACAGTACAAAAAACAGtacagaaaaaatgttatacTGAGTGACAGCCATGGAATCCTTCAGCAAAATTAGTGGTTAACAGGCAGATAACATTCATCTTCAATGCAGTATGTGGGACAATGGAGCAGATCTCCCAGCATCTCTCTGCTCACCTCTGACGGGTTTGGGCGGATCCTCAGCCCTGTTCCCAcagcttttcttcttcttagtGACGCAGGTGCTCTTCCTGTCAAAGGTCAGGGGGCTGTACTGCGGCAGGCTGTTGAACTTCTTCTCAaactcctcctccagcctcccTAGACTGAAGTGGTCAGTACAGCTGGCATCAGCAGAGTTTGGCTGTGCCTGAGCCAGAGCAGACACCCTTTATCTGGAGCTTATGCAGACCACAATTCACACATCATCCAATTATGCAGATGCCATACAGCCAATCAGGTTTGGTCATCCATTTCTGCAGATGCCATATAGCCAATCAGGTTTGGTcatccatttatgcagatgCCATATAGCCAATCAGGTTTGGTcatccatttatgcagatgccctacagccaatcaggtttggtcatccatttatgcagatgCCATATAGGCAATCATGTTTGGTTGCTTTGCAtatcatccatttatacagatgccATATAGCCAATCAGGGTTGGTTGCTTTGTTCAAGGGGACGTGACTTGTCAAACGTACAGGCCCTCACACCCACTCCAAACAATAATTTCAGTTATGTAAAATTCCTCCCCTTTCCCTGAATGGATTCAGAAAATTTAGTAGAGGCTGTTCGGATGAAACTATAGCAACTAGCAAACTACCGAGATCTGCATTTTGCTATGTCTGAAATATTTAGATTGCAacttaataaatatgaataaaaataaatacatttgtttctaTACCATAGTATTCTCCAAACCAAAAGAcctccattcatttaaataatgcaaagaGGAGGCCTTATATCCCAAATACATTACACTtcaaatattcttctgcagatACAGATTATGCATTTGGTTCTGACACATGAAATACAAGTCACACCAATTATTTTGACAGTAAGAACAGACCAAATCACGAGTTTCCCCCTTCAACTTCCAGCACACTGTAACAAAAGGGAGGTAATGCTGatgaatttggggggggggggggcattacgTAACGGACACATTGTGATGAAAAGGGGTTCATGGACATCGTTTTTGGGGTGCTCACCCAGGAGCAGACTCATCTTTCGATTTCAGTTTCTTCAGCTTCTTGGTGCTGCTGGCGCCGGACTGAGCGAACGTCCAGCTCTCCTCAGCCCAACTGCCCTCCAAGTCTGAGACGTTCCCTCGACCAGAGGCTCTTCTCCCTGCAGAACACGCCCACCCATTaccctgcagccaatcacctgcAACCACCTGCACTGCCCTGaccactgcagccaatcacctgcAACCAactgtgctgctctgaccactcaGCCTCTTCTTCCTGCAGAACACACCCACCCATTACcttgcagccaatcacctgcTCTGCCCTGACCACTCAGCCTCTTCTCCCTGCAGAACACACCCTACCCATTatcctgcagccaatcacatggaACCACCTGTGCAGCCCAGACCACTCAGCCTCTTCTTCCTGCAGAACACACCCACCAATTatcctccagccaatcagctgcaacTACCTGTGATTCCCTAACCACTCAGCCTCTCCTTCCAGTAGAACACACCCACCCATTaccctgcagccaatcacctgcAACCACCTGTGCTGCCCTGACCACTCAGCCTCTTCTTCCTGCAGAATACGTATCACATTACTTTATGTTTCTCTTTACAACCACAAATGTTGCAGGACATCGCACAGCTACACAACACAGGTTTAATATGTTACAATACTAAATcagttattaatttaaatttcaatttcattagAAGACATCCATCTCCCTCCTATCAATCTACAACAGCACATACCCATTGTATCTCCAGCTTTTCTGtacacgtgtgtatatgtgtccgtgtgtgtgtgtaatcatgtAGAGATATATAAAAGAAATGCCATACTGAAACCAAATAAGACATGTACTGTGGTTATTAATTACCTCTGTCCACATTGGCTCTCAGTGATGTGAGCATTCCCTCAGACACCAGGGTCTTGTACAGGGCCCCTTTACAGGCCCTCTCAGACTTCCTGGAGCCAAAGCTCTCCAACTTGGCTGCCACCTTATCCTCGTCCTTTATGGGTGTGGCTaaggggctgggcggggccagggtcTCCTCTGCGCTGGCTAAGGGCTCTGCCTTCACGCtaggcacctccccctctctatcagaCCCAGGAAAGGCTATGGGCACGCACGCCTCCACGGGCTTgtggtcctcctcctcctcctcctcctctgcctcctcctcctcttgtgCCTTGATGGACTTCCTTGCATTAGGCCTCGACTTCCTCTTTGGGAAGCCTGGGTCtgagagtgggcggggtttctTCCGGGGCACCTCCTCCCCGTCGTCCTCTGCACCCCAGGACCCCTTGGCTACAGCGTCGATGGTGTCGATGAGGCTCTCCAGGTCCGACTCCGAAGACGGGCTCCTCTTGCAGGGTTTGGCGGGGGGTCCGCACGCGCTCCTGACCACGCCTtcgctggccccgccctcagCGGCCTCACGCCCttccctcttctttttctttttcttcttcttcgggGTCTGGGGCTGGCCGAGGACGGGGGGCGTGTCGTTTGTGGGGGTGgaagaggcggagagagaggaaggacagGAAGAGACGCAGGGGGAGGACAGAGGGGCTCCCTGAGCGTCACTGGCCTGCTCCCCGGCGACCGTCTCCGTGGCGATGCCTGTAGAGGCGGCAGTGGGGGACTGACCCCACGGTCGCGGTGCTGAGGTCACAGTCTTCTTCGCCTCAGATGCCAGACACATCTACAGAATGCAGACATAAAGAACATAATGGGTACTTAAGAGGAATCTAGCAAAAGGGCTATATTCCAATGACTCACGACTAATTGCTTAGTAGTCGTCATTTTCTATTCTGTTTATTGTCATTCAttgcatataaaaatgcatctgtaccTGGATTTTTCCCCTAGATAAACTAGTCAATTTCAAgtcaaacaaatatttaatcatgGCAAATGCATGATAAAATTTGAATAGCcagaaaacaataaagaaatacaGCCGTACAGCTCatcaccagcagatggcagcttATTTTGTGTTCACAGTCTAGCGCATCTTTACTGTGCGCTAtcgacacacgcacacacacacacacgcacacacacgcgcacacgcacgctcacacacacacgcacgcatgcacacacacacacacgcacacacacacacacacacacacacacacacacacacgtacctcagccagctggagcagagcagTCGGTCCACTGAGCCTACCTTCAGCTACAGTTGCCTGGGAGCAGCTGGATACCtggtcacaaaaacacaaaacctaCAAATTATCACAGCTCAGATTTTAAGATTTTTCTTGCCAGTCACCCTCAATGTTGAACATACACTGAGCAGTGTAAATCCAGACCGGGCGTGCGCAAGGTGGATAAAACCATACCTCGGGTGGGCGAGGCACAGGAGGATCGATGCAGGGCTTCGTTGGGTCAGTCGCCCCCAGCCGGGACGTTCCAGGTGAGGGACAGATCTGCAGGTGAGGGGAAGTAAGACTGCGCTTGAGAATGTGGCTACTTGGTCCATACAACACCTGATGGACAACATTCTGCATATACTCCTTTCCAGCTGTAAAACGCGGTTATTACACAGACATTCCCCAAAacaaatctggaaaaaaaacattgtgggcTTGACAAAACGTACAGGTAGCACCCCCTTGATGGTTATCAGAGCCAGGGAGAAACATCATGGAATATGCATGTCATTTGAGCAATGTTCCAAAATGGCCGAGTACACCGGGAGGGCCTTTCATGTAACGTTTCTCTCTGTGAGGAGGACACACCTCAGACAGGTCCGCCTGCGAGACCTTCCCCTCGGTGGCCGTGTCCGCCGTGGTGGGCTGTGGGGTACCGGAGGAGacctggacagacagacggagcaCAGCCATGTCACTGGGGGTCAGCACTAACGCCactgtcagcactgacacagagtcAACCATATACCCATGTGCAGAAACACCTACAGGGTCACACACCAAAAGCAACCTCCTTATAGAAGgaccccacccccgtcccctcTTCAGACTGCCGATCTCATGGAAACTAATGGGGCGAATATTTGCACTTGGGAGATGAACAGAAATTTCAATTCACTTCAATCGAAGCAGAAATGGTTCAGAAAAACCTACCTCTGGAATTCCACTCAATGTCGCAATGTTGCAataccacatttttttttagctgaccTTCTTACCTCAACAAGCTGGCCTAAGTCTGACGTCCCAGTCTGCTTGGCCGAGTCCGCAACCGAAGGAGACTTTTTTGAGGCGATCTGAAACGTGAAAGAGCACCTGTTTccatttctgtaattttgttctTCCTTAATTACTATTTAATactaattcagtttttttttttttgttgtgttactGCTCATAAATGAAGCAACCATTTTAGAACAGCAGCTGCTGCACTAGCGTTTTACGAGGCGTGAGAGCGGCTTCTCGGCCCGCTGTTTTACGCTGACCCCCCGTGGCTCTCTGTTATGATACGACGGCGCTGGCCGAGGCGGTCAGGATGAATTTGAGGTGAGTGAAcggagtcagaggaggactaGCGGAACGCGCAGCCCTAGCGGTCCCGGAGCGTGCGGCCCCGGGACCGCTAATCCTCCTCAGATTCCGTTTACTCACCTC encodes:
- the LOC135235783 gene encoding HMG box transcription factor BBX-like, with protein sequence MKSGGRGVEPPVEGEVSGKRPKRKCLQWHPLLSKKTLDFSEDEEEDDEEELEKHPPQFCGKSLSQEAEGGVGTEEEEDDGEEEDSSSEQRARRPMNAFLLFCKRHRSLVRQEHPRLDNRGATKILADWWAVLDPKEKQKYTDMAKEYKDAFMKANPGYKWCPPSNKSVKTPSPGANSRKKAWPFSSEPPRDCAASKKPAKAESVPQINFSMADPTKMGGLSMLLLAGEHALTAREIASKKSPSVADSAKQTGTSDLGQLVEVSSGTPQPTTADTATEGKVSQADLSEICPSPGTSRLGATDPTKPCIDPPVPRPPEVSSCSQATVAEGRLSGPTALLQLAEMCLASEAKKTVTSAPRPWGQSPTAASTGIATETVAGEQASDAQGAPLSSPCVSSCPSSLSASSTPTNDTPPVLGQPQTPKKKKKKKKREGREAAEGGASEGVVRSACGPPAKPCKRSPSSESDLESLIDTIDAVAKGSWGAEDDGEEVPRKKPRPLSDPGFPKRKSRPNARKSIKAQEEEEAEEEEEEEDHKPVEACVPIAFPGSDREGEVPSVKAEPLASAEETLAPPSPLATPIKDEDKVAAKLESFGSRKSERACKGALYKTLVSEGMLTSLRANVDRGRRASGRGNVSDLEGSWAEESWTFAQSGASSTKKLKKLKSKDESAPGLGRLEEEFEKKFNSLPQYSPLTFDRKSTCVTKKKKSCGNRAEDPPKPVRGSPSQKKNLFHKIVGKYKHRKEQPTTMDKAIAAQALTTPLAAQGAAHGGPCAALYPEGLGGAETLVGSQKRKARKRKITHLVRAADGRLSPAEGNRAGEPQDQEEKPSTQTTLCNNARSGPQEACAAPADTADRPGVSGLPAFFSLAALAEVAAMENVQRAQHTARLPAEGQSKEMVQNHVLISCGDQ